A genomic region of Chitinimonas arctica contains the following coding sequences:
- a CDS encoding LysE family translocator — MPGIIDFPTFLVASTLLILSPGPGTLAILGSATGSRRAGFAALAGTSAGDALLLAAAAIGAAGILAANPMAFDLLKYGGGAYLVWLGIKGLLSREQGIALSQAEQGSPFKRSLFVTLLNPKAIIFFMAFFPQFVSPGASGWTFAVLGGIFIALNCLYQTLLIIGAGFILRHLDSAPHYALWVNRLLGAVFILFGLRLALG, encoded by the coding sequence ATGCCCGGTATCATTGATTTCCCCACCTTCCTGGTCGCCTCCACGCTGCTGATCCTGTCGCCCGGCCCCGGTACGCTGGCCATCCTGGGTTCCGCCACCGGCTCGCGCCGGGCCGGCTTTGCCGCGCTGGCCGGCACCAGCGCCGGCGATGCCCTGCTGCTGGCCGCCGCGGCCATCGGCGCCGCCGGTATCCTCGCGGCCAATCCCATGGCTTTCGATCTGCTCAAGTATGGCGGCGGCGCTTACCTGGTCTGGCTGGGCATCAAGGGCCTGTTGTCGCGCGAACAGGGGATCGCCCTCAGCCAGGCGGAACAGGGTAGCCCGTTCAAGCGCAGTCTGTTCGTGACCCTGCTCAATCCCAAGGCCATCATCTTCTTCATGGCCTTCTTCCCGCAGTTCGTCAGCCCCGGCGCCAGCGGCTGGACCTTTGCCGTGCTGGGGGGGATTTTTATCGCGCTCAACTGTCTATACCAGACCCTGCTGATCATCGGCGCCGGTTTTATCCTGCGCCATCTCGATTCGGCGCCGCATTACGCCCTGTGGGTGAATCGCCTGCTGGGCGCGGTCTTTATCCTGTTCGGCCTGCGCCTGGCCCTCGGTTGA
- a CDS encoding O-succinylhomoserine sulfhydrylase: protein MIDEHDYHLDTLAVRAGQERSQYGEHAEALYLTSSFVADNAAQAAARFVGEEPGYIYSRFTNPTVSLFQTRLAALEGAEAAVATASGMSAILALCMGHLKAGDHIVASASLFGASIQLFNTWLGKFGVTVSYVSATDPAAWDAAVQAQTRLFFLETPSNPLTEVADIAAIAAIAHAHGALLAVDNCFCSPALQQPLSLGADLVIHSATKYIDGQGRVLGGAVVGSQALIEPIYLFLRTAGPTLSAFNAWVLLKGLETLGLRMKAHCANALLLAQWLETRPEVGRVYYPGLPSHPQHALAMRQQSGGGGIVSFELVGGKAAAWHLIDQVQLMSRTANLGDVKTTITHPYTTTHGRVTPAAKAAAGIGEGLVRISVGLEHIDDLKRDLLRGLPDAT from the coding sequence ATGATCGATGAGCACGACTACCACCTGGATACCCTGGCCGTACGGGCCGGTCAGGAACGCAGCCAGTATGGCGAACACGCCGAAGCGCTTTATCTCACCTCCAGCTTTGTCGCGGACAATGCGGCCCAGGCGGCCGCCCGCTTTGTCGGCGAAGAGCCCGGCTATATCTATTCCCGTTTCACCAACCCCACGGTCAGCCTGTTCCAGACCCGCCTGGCCGCCCTGGAAGGCGCCGAAGCGGCCGTGGCCACCGCCAGCGGCATGTCGGCCATCCTGGCGCTGTGCATGGGGCATTTGAAGGCGGGTGACCATATCGTCGCCTCGGCCAGCCTGTTCGGCGCCAGCATCCAGCTGTTCAATACCTGGCTGGGCAAATTCGGCGTCACGGTCAGCTATGTATCGGCGACCGACCCCGCCGCCTGGGACGCGGCGGTACAGGCCCAGACCCGCCTGTTCTTTCTGGAAACCCCTTCCAACCCCTTGACCGAGGTGGCGGATATTGCCGCCATTGCCGCCATCGCCCACGCGCATGGCGCCCTGCTGGCGGTGGACAATTGCTTCTGCTCGCCCGCCCTGCAGCAACCGCTCAGCCTGGGCGCCGATCTGGTGATCCACTCGGCGACCAAGTATATCGATGGTCAAGGCCGGGTCCTGGGGGGCGCGGTGGTCGGCAGCCAGGCCTTGATCGAACCGATCTACCTGTTCCTGCGCACCGCCGGCCCCACCTTGTCGGCCTTTAACGCCTGGGTGCTGCTCAAAGGCCTGGAAACCCTGGGCCTGCGCATGAAGGCGCATTGCGCCAATGCACTGCTATTGGCGCAATGGCTGGAAACGCGGCCGGAAGTCGGCCGGGTCTATTATCCGGGCCTGCCGTCCCATCCGCAGCACGCCCTTGCCATGCGGCAGCAATCGGGCGGAGGCGGGATCGTCTCCTTCGAACTGGTCGGTGGCAAGGCCGCAGCCTGGCATCTGATCGACCAGGTGCAATTGATGAGCCGCACCGCCAACCTGGGGGACGTCAAGACCACCATCACCCATCCTTATACCACCACGCACGGGCGAGTCACGCCGGCGGCCAAGGCAGCGGCCGGCATTGGCGAGGGGCTGGTGCGGATATCGGTGGGATTGGAGCATATCGACGACCTGAAGCGCGATTTGCTGCGCGGGTTGCCGGACGCGACTTAA
- a CDS encoding DegV family protein: MRIGIATDSACDLPRQFLDKHKIVILPVSIKGPQGEFVDNREPAETLAFYRSVAQNPDAEFSTRPFSPDEIRDLFLSRLVLEFDYVFCITVMKTRSLIFENASHASLRILSDYRPIREAADIKAPFSLRVFDSATVATGQGLVVGEVARLVALDTSTLDIIRQIERLTQHTQAFLMPADLGQLRSQARRRGDKSVGFLTYALGSALDIKPILRAYRGDTHPIGKVRGYEVGCNKLFDAARSQIRDGQLLAPLVNVSYGGDTAEVEKMAGYQALLADARPRGIAVHLSEMSSTACVNIGVGGLSVAFASERETTFD; this comes from the coding sequence ATGCGTATCGGTATCGCCACAGACTCGGCCTGCGACCTGCCCCGCCAGTTTCTCGACAAACACAAGATCGTCATCCTGCCGGTGTCCATCAAAGGCCCCCAGGGCGAGTTCGTCGATAATCGGGAACCGGCCGAGACCCTGGCCTTCTACCGCTCGGTGGCGCAAAACCCCGATGCCGAGTTTTCCACCCGGCCCTTCAGCCCGGACGAGATCCGCGATCTGTTCCTCAGCCGGCTGGTGTTGGAATTCGACTACGTTTTCTGTATTACCGTGATGAAGACCCGCAGCCTGATCTTCGAGAACGCCAGCCATGCTTCGCTGCGCATTCTGAGCGACTACCGCCCCATCCGCGAGGCGGCCGATATCAAGGCGCCCTTCTCCCTGCGCGTGTTCGACAGCGCCACGGTAGCCACCGGCCAGGGCCTGGTGGTAGGCGAGGTAGCGAGGCTGGTGGCGCTGGACACCTCCACGCTGGATATCATCCGCCAGATCGAAAGGCTGACCCAGCATACCCAGGCTTTCCTGATGCCGGCCGATCTGGGCCAACTGCGCAGCCAGGCCCGCCGGCGGGGCGACAAGAGTGTGGGTTTCCTGACCTATGCGCTGGGTTCGGCGCTCGATATCAAGCCCATCCTGCGCGCCTATCGCGGCGACACCCACCCCATCGGCAAGGTGCGCGGCTATGAAGTCGGCTGCAATAAACTGTTCGACGCCGCCCGCAGCCAGATCCGCGACGGCCAGCTGCTGGCCCCCCTCGTCAACGTCAGCTACGGCGGCGACACCGCCGAAGTGGAAAAAATGGCGGGCTATCAGGCGCTCCTGGCCGATGCCCGGCCACGCGGCATCGCCGTCCATCTGTCGGAAATGAGCAGCACCGCCTGCGTCAATATCGGCGTGGGCGGTTTGTCGGTGGCGTTTGCTTCGGAACGGGAAACGACTTTCGATTGA
- a CDS encoding ABC transporter transmembrane domain-containing protein, whose protein sequence is MTAGWPVLRRLLAPYRSRMIVAAIALLVAAACMLLVGQGLRAVIDRGFVASDAALLDQALLALFGLIGLMAVATYARFYTVSWLGERVSADLRSLVFKHLLTLPPSFFESGRTGEVISRLTNDTSQIETVIGSSASMAIRNLLLLVGGLAMLAVTSLKLTLLVLVCVPLVVVPILLFGRRVRKLSRASQDRVADIGAQIDETVHEIRTVQAYSHEAADQAAFDARVEATFATGKRRIRQRALLIVAVMLLVFGAVAAILWVGGHDVLAGRISAGQLSAFVFYAAMVAGAVATLSEVIGDVQRAAGALERLLELLATRPDVAEPTEPRPLPEPPRGEVCFRQVEFHYPSRPQQAALSAFDLTVAPGEKLALVGPSGAGKSTVFQLLLRFYDPRQGSIAIDGIDLREARIADLRGRIALVSQDAVVFAMNVLDNVRYGRPDASEAQVKAACRAAFASEFIEQLPEGYATDLGERGVKLSGGQRQRIAIARAILADRPILLLDEATSALDSHSERMVQQALETLMQGRTTLIIAHRLSTVQHADRIAVIDGGRIVGLGSHAELLRDSPLYQGLASLQLQA, encoded by the coding sequence ATGACCGCCGGCTGGCCGGTGCTTCGCCGCCTGCTGGCGCCCTACCGGTCGCGCATGATCGTCGCGGCCATTGCCCTGTTGGTGGCGGCGGCCTGTATGTTGCTGGTCGGCCAGGGTCTGCGGGCGGTCATCGACCGGGGCTTTGTCGCCAGCGATGCGGCCCTGCTCGATCAAGCCCTGCTGGCGCTGTTTGGCCTGATCGGGCTGATGGCGGTGGCCACCTACGCCCGTTTCTACACGGTGTCCTGGCTGGGCGAGCGGGTCAGCGCGGATCTGCGCAGTCTGGTATTCAAGCATCTGCTGACCCTGCCGCCCTCCTTCTTCGAAAGCGGCCGTACCGGTGAAGTGATTTCCCGCCTGACCAACGACACCAGCCAGATCGAGACGGTCATCGGCTCGTCGGCATCGATGGCCATCCGCAACCTGCTGCTTCTGGTGGGTGGCCTGGCCATGCTGGCGGTGACCAGCCTCAAGCTGACCCTGCTGGTGCTGGTCTGCGTACCGCTGGTGGTGGTCCCCATCCTGTTGTTCGGCCGGCGGGTGCGCAAGCTGTCGCGCGCCAGCCAGGACAGGGTGGCCGATATCGGTGCGCAGATCGACGAGACCGTGCACGAAATCCGCACCGTGCAGGCCTATAGCCACGAGGCCGCCGACCAGGCGGCATTCGATGCACGGGTGGAGGCGACCTTCGCTACCGGTAAACGCCGCATCCGCCAGCGCGCCTTGCTGATCGTGGCGGTGATGCTGCTGGTCTTCGGTGCGGTCGCAGCCATTCTCTGGGTCGGCGGCCACGATGTGCTGGCCGGCCGTATCAGCGCCGGGCAGCTGTCGGCCTTTGTCTTCTATGCCGCGATGGTGGCCGGCGCGGTCGCCACCTTGTCCGAGGTGATAGGCGATGTGCAAAGGGCAGCCGGCGCGCTGGAACGTTTACTGGAATTGCTGGCCACCCGGCCCGATGTGGCCGAACCCACCGAGCCGCGCCCGCTGCCCGAACCGCCACGCGGCGAAGTATGCTTCCGGCAGGTCGAATTCCATTATCCCAGCCGCCCGCAGCAGGCGGCCCTGAGCGCCTTCGACCTGACCGTGGCGCCGGGCGAGAAGCTGGCGCTGGTCGGCCCGTCCGGCGCCGGCAAGAGCACGGTCTTCCAGTTGCTGCTGCGTTTCTACGATCCTCGCCAAGGCAGCATCGCCATCGATGGCATCGACCTGCGCGAAGCCCGCATCGCCGATCTGCGCGGCCGTATCGCCCTGGTCTCGCAGGACGCGGTGGTGTTCGCCATGAACGTTCTCGACAATGTCCGCTATGGCCGGCCGGACGCCAGCGAAGCGCAGGTGAAAGCGGCTTGCCGGGCGGCCTTTGCCAGCGAGTTCATCGAGCAGCTGCCGGAAGGCTATGCCACCGACCTGGGCGAGCGCGGCGTCAAGCTGTCCGGCGGGCAACGCCAGCGTATCGCCATTGCCCGCGCCATCCTGGCCGACCGTCCCATCCTGCTGCTGGACGAAGCGACCAGCGCACTCGACTCGCACAGCGAACGCATGGTGCAGCAAGCGCTGGAGACCCTGATGCAGGGCCGCACGACCTTGATCATCGCCCACCGGCTCTCCACCGTGCAGCATGCCGACCGCATCGCGGTGATCGACGGCGGCCGCATCGTGGGACTGGGCAGCCATGCGGAACTGCTGCGCGACAGTCCCCTGTACCAAGGTCTGGCCAGCCTACAGTTGCAAGCTTGA
- a CDS encoding MFS transporter → MSHASQFDLLKTRRFLPLFGTQFLGAFNDNLFKFAMIALITFSGLRVGGMDSHTLVNAAAGIFILPFFLFSATSGQLAEAMDKAVLARRIKILEIAIMLIAAVGFLGGNALLLLCCLFLMGVHSALFGPLKYSILPQYLNERELLGGNGLIEMGTFVAILLGQIGGTLIMEKVEGGAWVISVACILVAVLGYFASRAMPAAPPTAGKLTINWNIFTETWRIIAHARGNRTVFHSLMGISWFWFFGAVYLTQLPIYAKDVLGGTADVYILLIALFSVGVGSGSMLCERLSGRKVEIGLVPFGSIGLSLFGIDLFFATPSHAAGAAIGFLPFISDPVHWRLMADITLIGVFGGFFIVPLYALIQLKSEPEYRSRVIAANNILNSCFMVVAAAASILILKAGASIPQLLLIVAIMNIAVATYVYLLQPEFLMRFLVWLATHTMYRVKHIELDHIPDEGACVLVCNHVSFMDALVIGGAVRRPVRFVMDHRIFKVPVLNFIFRTAGAIPIASAKEDAAMKERAFYKVEEYLANGELVCIFPEGRLTADGQMNPFKAGIEEIIARSPVPVVPMALRGLWGSFFSRKDGAAMLKFPRRAWSKVDLVAGKPVPAGQVTAADLQQRVQALLDQPAP, encoded by the coding sequence ATGAGCCACGCCAGCCAGTTCGACCTGCTTAAGACCCGCCGCTTTCTTCCCCTTTTCGGCACACAGTTCCTGGGGGCCTTCAACGACAATCTGTTCAAGTTCGCCATGATCGCGCTGATCACCTTTTCGGGATTGCGCGTCGGGGGGATGGATTCGCACACCCTGGTGAATGCGGCGGCCGGTATTTTCATCCTGCCGTTTTTCCTGTTTTCCGCCACCTCCGGCCAGTTGGCCGAAGCGATGGACAAGGCGGTGCTGGCCCGCCGCATCAAGATCCTCGAAATCGCCATCATGCTGATCGCGGCGGTGGGATTCCTGGGCGGCAACGCCTTGCTGCTGCTGTGCTGCCTATTCCTGATGGGCGTGCATTCGGCCCTGTTCGGCCCGCTCAAGTATTCCATCCTGCCGCAGTATCTGAACGAGCGCGAGCTGCTGGGCGGCAACGGCTTGATCGAAATGGGCACCTTCGTCGCCATCCTGCTTGGCCAGATCGGCGGTACGCTGATCATGGAAAAAGTCGAAGGCGGCGCCTGGGTGATTTCGGTCGCTTGCATCCTGGTCGCCGTACTGGGCTACTTCGCCAGCCGCGCCATGCCGGCCGCGCCGCCAACGGCCGGCAAGCTGACCATCAACTGGAATATCTTCACCGAAACCTGGCGCATCATTGCCCATGCCCGCGGTAATCGCACGGTGTTCCATTCCCTGATGGGGATATCGTGGTTCTGGTTCTTCGGCGCCGTTTACCTGACCCAGCTACCCATCTATGCCAAGGACGTCCTGGGCGGCACGGCGGATGTCTATATCCTGCTGATCGCCTTGTTCTCGGTCGGCGTCGGCAGCGGTTCGATGCTGTGCGAGCGGCTGTCCGGCCGCAAGGTGGAGATCGGCCTGGTGCCGTTCGGTTCCATCGGCCTGAGCCTGTTCGGTATCGACCTGTTCTTCGCCACGCCCAGCCACGCCGCCGGTGCGGCCATCGGTTTCCTCCCCTTTATCAGCGACCCGGTCCATTGGCGCTTGATGGCGGATATCACCTTGATCGGCGTGTTCGGCGGCTTCTTTATCGTGCCCCTGTACGCTTTGATCCAGCTCAAGAGCGAACCGGAATATCGCTCGCGCGTGATCGCCGCCAACAATATCCTCAACTCCTGCTTTATGGTGGTGGCGGCGGCAGCCAGTATCCTGATACTCAAGGCCGGCGCCAGCATTCCGCAGCTGCTGTTGATCGTGGCCATCATGAATATCGCGGTGGCAACCTATGTCTACCTGCTGCAGCCGGAATTCCTGATGCGTTTCCTGGTGTGGCTGGCGACCCATACCATGTACCGCGTCAAACATATCGAACTGGACCACATCCCCGACGAAGGCGCCTGTGTGCTGGTCTGCAATCACGTCAGCTTCATGGATGCCTTGGTGATCGGCGGGGCGGTGCGCCGGCCCGTGCGCTTCGTCATGGATCACCGTATCTTCAAGGTACCCGTGCTCAACTTCATCTTCCGCACCGCCGGCGCCATTCCCATTGCCAGCGCCAAGGAAGACGCGGCCATGAAGGAACGCGCCTTCTATAAGGTCGAGGAGTACCTGGCCAATGGCGAGCTGGTTTGCATCTTTCCGGAAGGCCGGCTGACCGCGGATGGCCAGATGAATCCGTTCAAGGCCGGCATCGAGGAAATCATCGCCCGCTCGCCGGTACCGGTGGTGCCCATGGCGCTGCGCGGGCTGTGGGGCAGCTTCTTCAGCCGCAAGGATGGCGCGGCCATGCTCAAGTTTCCCCGCCGTGCCTGGTCGAAGGTCGATCTGGTCGCCGGCAAGCCGGTGCCGGCCGGGCAAGTCACTGCCGCCGACCTGCAGCAGCGCGTGCAAGCGCTATTGGACCAGCCCGCCCCATGA
- a CDS encoding methyl-accepting chemotaxis protein, whose translation MINWIATLMRRLSYPVRFGLIGAVATLALIYLGYGLYRTNQDNVDFSAKERLGVLYLDSAVHVLAALLEARNVAAEPDGPARMGAVSGKVDAALAKAATIEQTVGAELGTAKGFATLKTVWEAARASDKAPVTERIVRHNGAIEQSLGLLITACDNSNLTLDPDIDSYYLMDAVCVKLPSLAARLGEQTALQLQALGDKALDDVIRTRLVELRPLVFDAHAGLRGDLDKSFAYNKELAGKLKDKLDPMVPAMKAVADGVDKLLGNQLDAEPAAAARQGMTALSQAIALTMASRVELDGLLSARLQRIALQRNTYVAASAGAILAVLLLFVALYRSITRQLGGEPFYVEGIVKRIADGRLDTQIDVQAGDDSSLLATIVLMRDKLRAMVTDMLRLSDLSAKAARQLADNVGQVAHASTAQSDAVAAAAAAIEQLSTSIMHGANTADDARRQGDNSSNAASDGGKVIRQSIGNMGDIAKDVEMAARTIETLGQQSSAISTVVNVIRDVADQTNLLALNAAIEAARAGEAGRGFAVVADEVRKLAGRSANASSEIANFAGTIRTAADEAVVRMQATVRAVESGRTDADAASDAIGHIHTATDGMVQAIQAIAEDLGEQRSASQQLAQHIEAIAAMSESNANSASQGAAAARELHTLSSQLAETAQRFTV comes from the coding sequence ATGATCAACTGGATTGCCACACTCATGCGCCGGCTCAGTTACCCGGTCCGCTTCGGCCTGATCGGCGCCGTGGCTACCCTGGCCCTGATTTATCTGGGATACGGCCTGTATCGCACCAATCAGGACAACGTCGACTTCTCGGCCAAGGAAAGGCTGGGCGTGCTGTATCTGGATAGTGCCGTGCACGTCCTGGCCGCTTTGCTGGAAGCCCGCAATGTGGCCGCCGAGCCGGACGGCCCCGCCCGGATGGGCGCCGTCTCCGGCAAGGTGGACGCCGCTCTGGCCAAGGCGGCGACTATCGAGCAGACCGTGGGTGCGGAATTGGGGACCGCCAAGGGCTTCGCCACGCTCAAAACCGTCTGGGAGGCGGCCCGCGCGAGCGACAAGGCCCCCGTCACCGAGCGCATCGTCCGCCATAACGGCGCCATCGAGCAATCGCTCGGCCTCTTGATCACCGCCTGCGACAATTCCAATCTGACCCTGGATCCGGATATCGATTCCTACTATCTGATGGATGCGGTGTGCGTCAAACTGCCCTCCCTGGCCGCGCGCCTGGGCGAACAGACGGCCCTGCAGCTGCAGGCGCTGGGCGACAAGGCGCTGGATGACGTTATCCGAACCCGCCTGGTCGAGCTGCGGCCCCTGGTCTTCGATGCGCATGCGGGCCTGCGCGGCGATCTCGATAAGAGCTTTGCCTACAACAAGGAACTGGCGGGCAAGCTGAAAGACAAGCTGGACCCCATGGTGCCCGCCATGAAGGCGGTGGCCGATGGCGTGGACAAGCTGCTGGGCAACCAGCTCGATGCCGAGCCCGCCGCCGCCGCGCGGCAAGGCATGACGGCCCTGTCCCAAGCCATCGCATTGACCATGGCATCCCGGGTGGAGCTGGATGGCTTGCTGTCCGCCAGGCTCCAACGCATTGCCCTGCAACGGAATACCTATGTGGCCGCCAGCGCCGGCGCCATCCTGGCGGTGTTGCTGCTGTTCGTCGCCCTGTACCGCTCCATCACCCGCCAATTGGGCGGCGAGCCGTTCTATGTCGAAGGCATCGTCAAGCGCATCGCCGACGGCCGGCTCGATACCCAAATCGATGTGCAAGCCGGCGACGACAGCAGCCTGCTGGCTACCATCGTGCTGATGCGGGACAAGCTGCGGGCAATGGTGACGGACATGTTGCGCCTGTCCGATCTGTCCGCCAAGGCAGCCCGGCAATTGGCCGACAACGTCGGACAGGTCGCCCACGCCAGCACCGCCCAAAGCGATGCGGTCGCTGCCGCCGCAGCCGCCATAGAGCAATTGAGCACCTCGATCATGCACGGCGCGAATACCGCCGACGATGCACGCCGCCAAGGCGACAACAGCAGCAATGCCGCCAGCGATGGCGGCAAGGTGATCCGGCAGTCCATCGGCAATATGGGCGATATCGCGAAAGATGTAGAGATGGCGGCGCGCACCATCGAAACACTGGGCCAGCAATCGTCCGCCATCTCGACGGTGGTGAACGTGATCCGCGACGTCGCCGACCAGACCAATCTGCTGGCCCTCAATGCCGCTATCGAAGCCGCCCGCGCCGGCGAGGCCGGCCGGGGGTTTGCCGTGGTGGCCGACGAGGTACGCAAGCTGGCGGGCCGTTCGGCCAATGCCAGCAGCGAAATCGCCAACTTCGCCGGCACCATCCGCACGGCCGCCGATGAAGCGGTGGTGCGCATGCAGGCCACGGTACGGGCAGTGGAATCCGGCCGCACCGACGCCGACGCGGCCAGCGATGCGATCGGCCATATCCACACGGCAACCGATGGCATGGTGCAGGCCATCCAGGCCATTGCCGAAGATCTGGGCGAGCAACGCAGCGCCAGCCAGCAGCTGGCGCAGCATATCGAGGCTATCGCCGCCATGAGCGAATCGAATGCGAATTCGGCCAGCCAAGGCGCGGCCGCGGCACGCGAGTTGCATACCTTGTCCAGCCAATTGGCGGAAACGGCGCAGCGGTTTACCGTTTAA
- a CDS encoding glycine C-acetyltransferase encodes MNSAFLTHLENELAGIKQAGFFKPERVIASHQRADIRLRDGSEVLNFCANNYLGLADDPRLIAAAKKGVDDYGYGVASVRFICGTQSVHKDLEAAISGFLGTDDTILYSSCFDANGGVFETLLGEQDAVISDELNHASIIDGVRLCKAARYRYKNSDMADLEAQLQAAKAAGARFTLIVTDGVFSMDGYIADLKSVCDLADRYGALVMVDDSHAVGFIGENGRGTPEYCGVAERVDIYTGTLGKALGGASGGYVAGRRAIIDLLRQRSRPYLFSNSLAPSITAASLEVFRILESDGARLRAKLKANAELFRSKMSAAGFTLLPGEHAIVPVMLGDARLAGEMAAKLLDHGVYVIGFSFPVVPKGKARIRTQMSAAHSTEHIERVVAAFIAVGRELGVLAN; translated from the coding sequence ATGAATTCCGCATTTCTGACGCATCTCGAAAACGAGTTGGCCGGCATCAAGCAAGCCGGCTTCTTCAAGCCCGAACGCGTGATTGCCAGTCACCAGCGCGCCGACATCCGCCTGCGCGACGGCAGCGAAGTGCTCAACTTCTGCGCCAACAACTATCTGGGATTGGCCGATGATCCGCGCCTGATCGCGGCGGCGAAAAAGGGCGTGGACGACTACGGCTACGGCGTGGCCTCGGTACGCTTTATCTGCGGCACCCAGTCGGTGCACAAGGATCTGGAAGCGGCGATCTCGGGCTTTTTGGGTACCGACGATACGATCCTCTACTCCAGCTGCTTCGATGCCAATGGCGGTGTGTTCGAGACCTTGCTGGGCGAGCAGGATGCGGTGATCTCCGATGAGCTGAACCACGCCTCCATCATCGATGGCGTGCGCCTGTGCAAGGCGGCGCGCTATCGCTACAAGAACAGCGATATGGCCGATCTGGAAGCGCAGCTGCAGGCCGCCAAGGCAGCCGGCGCGCGCTTCACCTTGATCGTCACCGACGGCGTGTTCTCGATGGACGGCTATATCGCCGACCTGAAATCGGTCTGCGACCTGGCCGACCGCTACGGCGCCCTGGTCATGGTGGACGACTCGCATGCGGTCGGCTTTATCGGCGAGAACGGTCGCGGTACGCCCGAGTATTGCGGTGTGGCCGAGCGTGTCGATATCTATACCGGCACGCTGGGCAAAGCCCTGGGCGGTGCTTCCGGCGGTTATGTGGCCGGTCGCCGGGCCATTATCGACCTGCTGCGCCAGCGTTCGCGCCCCTATCTGTTCTCCAACTCGCTGGCGCCTTCGATCACGGCGGCCAGCCTGGAGGTGTTCCGTATCCTGGAAAGCGACGGCGCCCGCTTGCGGGCCAAGCTCAAGGCCAATGCCGAGCTGTTCCGCAGCAAGATGAGCGCCGCCGGCTTTACCCTGCTGCCGGGCGAACATGCCATCGTGCCGGTGATGCTGGGCGACGCCCGCCTGGCCGGCGAGATGGCCGCCAAGCTGCTGGATCATGGCGTCTATGTGATCGGCTTTTCCTTCCCGGTCGTGCCCAAGGGCAAGGCGCGCATCCGCACCCAGATGAGCGCGGCGCATTCGACCGAGCATATCGAACGGGTCGTCGCCGCGTTTATCGCGGTGGGCCGCGAGCTCGGCGTGCTGGCGAACTAA
- the tdh gene encoding L-threonine 3-dehydrogenase, giving the protein MKALVKAQAAPGLSLQRVKKPEVGHNDLLIKIRKTAICGTDIHIWKWDEWAAKTIPIGMHVGHEYVGEVVGMGSEVKGYQLGDRVSGEGHITCGYCRNCRAGRVHLCRNTTGVGVNRDGAFAEYLVIPAFNAFKIPDDIPDDIAAILDPFGNATHTALSFDLVGEDVLITGAGPIGIMAAAIARHVGARHVVITDVNEYRLELALKMGATRAVNVAKQDLRTVMGELGMTEGFDVGLEMSGNPSAFRGMLDTINHGGKIALLGIPPGDMAIDWNQVIFKGLVIKGIYGREMFETWYKMAAMLQSGLDLSPMITHRFNVDDYVTGFETMLSGQSGKVVLDWAEA; this is encoded by the coding sequence ATGAAAGCACTCGTCAAAGCCCAAGCCGCGCCCGGCCTGAGCTTGCAACGTGTCAAGAAACCCGAGGTAGGTCACAACGACCTGCTGATCAAGATCCGCAAGACCGCCATCTGCGGCACCGATATCCATATCTGGAAATGGGACGAGTGGGCGGCCAAGACCATTCCCATCGGCATGCATGTGGGTCACGAGTATGTCGGCGAAGTGGTGGGCATGGGCTCGGAAGTAAAGGGTTACCAACTGGGTGACCGAGTCTCCGGCGAAGGCCATATCACCTGCGGCTACTGCCGCAACTGCCGTGCCGGCCGGGTTCATTTGTGCCGCAATACAACCGGGGTGGGCGTGAACCGCGACGGCGCTTTCGCCGAATACCTGGTCATCCCCGCCTTCAATGCCTTCAAGATTCCGGACGATATTCCCGACGATATCGCCGCCATTCTCGATCCCTTCGGCAATGCCACCCATACTGCCTTGAGCTTCGACCTGGTGGGCGAGGACGTGCTGATCACCGGCGCCGGCCCCATCGGCATCATGGCAGCCGCCATTGCCCGGCATGTCGGCGCCCGCCACGTGGTGATCACCGATGTAAACGAATACCGGCTGGAACTGGCGCTGAAGATGGGCGCCACCCGTGCCGTCAACGTCGCCAAGCAGGATCTGCGCACGGTGATGGGCGAGTTGGGCATGACCGAGGGCTTCGACGTGGGCCTGGAAATGTCGGGCAACCCCAGTGCCTTCCGCGGCATGCTGGATACCATCAACCACGGCGGCAAGATCGCCCTGTTGGGCATCCCGCCAGGCGATATGGCCATCGATTGGAACCAGGTCATCTTCAAGGGCCTGGTCATCAAGGGCATTTATGGCCGCGAGATGTTCGAGACCTGGTACAAGATGGCCGCCATGCTGCAGTCCGGGCTGGATCTATCGCCCATGATCACCCATCGCTTCAATGTGGATGATTATGTGACCGGCTTCGAAACGATGCTGTCGGGACAGTCGGGCAAGGTTGTTCTGGATTGGGCGGAGGCTTGA